The proteins below come from a single Chryseobacterium nepalense genomic window:
- a CDS encoding universal stress protein: MVNIVLPVDFGDKTEQLVEGAVKFAKQINGRIFLIHVAPSDIGFAIGDMGFQYFPEVEENEIREELVQLNKIQQRILAHNVECEHILKQGIAKDIILEHAVDKKADFIVMGSHGRSGIYDVFVGSLTKGITKDSNIPVLVLPVHE; the protein is encoded by the coding sequence ATGGTAAATATTGTATTGCCCGTAGATTTTGGGGACAAAACAGAGCAGCTTGTAGAAGGTGCGGTAAAATTTGCAAAGCAAATCAACGGAAGAATTTTTCTGATCCACGTAGCACCGTCGGATATTGGTTTTGCTATCGGTGATATGGGATTCCAGTATTTCCCGGAAGTTGAGGAAAACGAGATCAGAGAGGAACTGGTGCAGCTAAATAAAATCCAGCAAAGGATTCTGGCTCATAATGTAGAGTGTGAACACATCCTGAAACAGGGTATTGCCAAAGATATTATCCTGGAACATGCCGTGGATAAAAAAGCGGACTTTATCGTAATGGGCTCCCACGGAAGAAGCGGAATTTACGATGTTTTTGTAGGAAGTTTAACCAAAGGGATCACCAAAGATTCAAACATTCCCGTACTGGTACTGCCTGTTCACGAATAA
- a CDS encoding trigger factor, translating into MKVTAQNHDDVSALLTVTLEKSDYKERVEKQLINYAKNAQVPGFRKGKVPLSMVRRQYEAGIAFEEINKQVSDALNNYVNENKLRLVGQPVPQPVNEFDYNADQLEVAFEVGFEPEFTIDLSKYEAPHYKVEASEKEINKSIENMQKRFAEQVPQDKITKDSYIALEISQVVEDDAEGEHHHHPKNATITAENKEAFKLVKGLKMDGSVKVSKETLAENEELAKELGFSKEEAEHLHHNEVEVKVKDFYSLNLAELNQDLFDKVYGEGNIKSEEELKEKVKAELDEYFQQNADVHFVNKVLEQVSEKEEVKLPEEFLVKWLLFSNQNIQSEEQAKQILESEKNQLKYQIIEGKLMSENEIQLDYADVLAQAEQLVRNQLAIYGIHHLGDEEIQKYAVEMLKDQEQVRQISSEVAMTKLKDIILEKATKKETAISHDEFLEELKK; encoded by the coding sequence TGCTTACAGTGACATTGGAAAAATCTGACTATAAAGAAAGAGTTGAAAAGCAATTGATTAATTATGCTAAAAATGCGCAAGTTCCTGGTTTCAGAAAAGGAAAAGTGCCTTTAAGTATGGTTAGAAGACAATACGAAGCAGGTATTGCATTCGAAGAAATCAACAAACAGGTTTCTGATGCTTTAAACAACTACGTAAACGAAAACAAACTAAGATTAGTAGGTCAGCCTGTTCCTCAGCCTGTAAACGAATTTGATTACAATGCTGATCAGTTGGAAGTGGCTTTTGAAGTAGGTTTCGAGCCTGAATTTACCATAGACCTTTCTAAATATGAAGCGCCTCACTACAAAGTGGAAGCTTCTGAAAAAGAAATCAACAAGAGCATTGAAAACATGCAGAAGCGTTTCGCTGAGCAGGTTCCTCAGGATAAAATCACTAAAGATTCTTATATCGCTTTAGAAATTTCTCAGGTTGTGGAAGATGATGCGGAAGGTGAGCACCACCACCATCCAAAGAACGCTACCATTACTGCTGAAAACAAAGAAGCTTTCAAATTGGTAAAAGGTTTGAAAATGGACGGATCTGTAAAAGTTTCTAAAGAAACGCTTGCTGAAAACGAAGAATTGGCTAAAGAATTAGGATTCTCCAAAGAAGAAGCTGAACACTTACACCACAATGAAGTGGAAGTAAAAGTAAAAGATTTCTATTCATTAAACCTTGCGGAACTTAACCAGGATCTTTTCGATAAAGTATATGGTGAAGGAAACATCAAGTCTGAAGAAGAATTAAAAGAAAAAGTGAAAGCTGAACTGGATGAATATTTCCAGCAAAATGCAGACGTACACTTTGTAAATAAAGTATTGGAACAGGTTTCTGAAAAAGAAGAAGTAAAACTTCCTGAAGAATTCCTTGTTAAATGGTTACTATTCTCTAATCAGAATATTCAGTCTGAAGAGCAGGCTAAGCAAATCCTGGAATCTGAGAAAAACCAGTTGAAATACCAGATCATCGAAGGTAAACTAATGTCGGAAAACGAAATCCAGTTAGATTATGCAGATGTATTGGCTCAGGCAGAGCAGTTGGTAAGAAACCAGTTGGCAATCTACGGAATCCACCATTTAGGAGACGAAGAAATCCAGAAATATGCTGTGGAAATGCTGAAAGATCAGGAGCAGGTAAGACAGATCTCTTCTGAAGTTGCCATGACAAAACTAAAAGATATCATTCTTGAAAAAGCAACTAAAAAAGAAACAGCCATCTCTCACGATGAGTTTTTAGAAGAGCTTAAAAAATAA
- a CDS encoding M16 family metallopeptidase: protein MKKMLSSFAVVFLISANAFAQNIPTDPSVRIGTLSNGMKYYIKKNTLPEKKVDFRLAINAGSILEDDNQRGLAHFMEHMNFNGTKNFPDNKLVDFLQSIGVKFGQHLNAYTSFDETVYMLPVPLDKQGNLDAGLKVMEDWAFNATLSDEQINKERGVVLEELRLGLGADKRMADKYLPKLLYNSQYANRLPIGKKEVLENFKPEVIRQFHKDWYRPDLMAIVVVGDINVDEVEKKIKDNFSKYKNPAQPRERKTFDLPNHKETLVAVETDPDATSSMVQFIMKDSEAYQPDVTIEQYNQSIIENLTSTMLNNRLRELVNSNNPPFTYGSVYHGGTYARTKEGFQGFAMVKDGGQLNALKVLLEETERAKRFGFTQTELDRAKARILSNLERSYNNRDKTESDMLVDEYVSNFLEKEPIPGIAWEYEDTRKFLPSVTLAQTNEVIKKFVKDDSRVVVITGPKKENVTMPSQAMVLDMFESVKMADLKPYEEKETIKNLVKPFKSEGKIAKTETDAKLGTTTWTLSNGAKVTFKKTDFKDDEIVFSARSMGGSSLINDADYNKTQFAFPALSEAGVNGFSKSDLTNYLAGKQVSVNPMVSSLFEGISGRTTQKDLSTAMEFMYAYFTGLNYNPDAFNAYKTKQSAMLDNLLSNPQFYFSNEHAKFMNQKNPRFIGIVPLEKEWANTDYKKAYDIYKEKFGNAGNFHFYFVGNIDEAKFKNEVLQYIASLPSTGKSTNFKDTGYRQMAGDFTKIYKKGKDPKSMVTISYAGETPYNEKEALALEALGEVATIKVIEKLREDESGIYGGGARGGMVKVPYGNYYFSISFPCGPENAEKLTKSALTELQKLIDKGPEQKDLDKYKEGEYNDHKTSMKDNMYWMNALTKNQMSGSDKYEILNYEEKVKALTAKDLQEVGKKYLTKGKVVATLMPEDGWENTKKDEAKPETAVIKAGAAQ, encoded by the coding sequence ATGAAGAAAATGCTATCATCATTTGCCGTGGTTTTTTTGATCTCTGCAAATGCATTCGCACAGAATATTCCTACAGATCCTTCTGTAAGAATTGGTACTCTTTCAAACGGAATGAAGTACTATATCAAAAAAAATACGTTACCCGAAAAGAAAGTGGATTTCAGATTGGCCATCAACGCAGGATCTATTCTTGAAGATGATAACCAGAGGGGACTCGCGCACTTTATGGAACACATGAACTTCAACGGAACAAAAAATTTCCCTGACAATAAACTGGTAGATTTCCTGCAGTCGATTGGAGTGAAATTCGGACAGCACCTTAATGCCTATACAAGTTTCGATGAAACCGTTTATATGCTTCCTGTTCCTCTTGATAAGCAGGGAAACCTGGATGCAGGCCTGAAAGTAATGGAAGACTGGGCGTTCAATGCTACGCTTTCCGATGAGCAAATCAATAAAGAAAGAGGCGTAGTACTGGAAGAACTGCGATTAGGTCTTGGTGCCGATAAAAGAATGGCTGACAAGTATCTTCCTAAATTATTGTATAATTCTCAATATGCCAATCGTCTTCCGATAGGTAAAAAAGAAGTGCTGGAAAACTTTAAACCTGAAGTAATAAGACAGTTCCACAAAGATTGGTACAGACCGGATCTTATGGCTATTGTTGTTGTGGGAGACATTAATGTAGACGAGGTTGAAAAGAAAATCAAAGATAATTTCAGCAAATATAAAAATCCTGCGCAACCCAGAGAAAGAAAAACATTTGATTTGCCAAATCACAAAGAAACGTTAGTAGCTGTTGAAACGGATCCGGACGCAACAAGCTCAATGGTTCAGTTCATTATGAAGGATTCCGAAGCATATCAGCCGGATGTTACTATTGAGCAGTACAACCAGAGTATCATCGAAAACCTTACTTCAACAATGCTGAATAACAGATTGAGGGAGCTTGTGAACTCTAATAATCCTCCTTTTACATACGGATCTGTTTACCACGGCGGAACGTATGCAAGAACGAAGGAAGGCTTCCAGGGATTTGCAATGGTAAAAGACGGCGGCCAGCTTAACGCTCTCAAAGTTCTTCTTGAGGAAACGGAAAGGGCAAAAAGATTTGGCTTTACACAAACGGAACTGGACAGGGCAAAAGCACGGATTTTATCAAACCTTGAAAGATCTTATAACAATCGTGACAAAACGGAAAGCGATATGTTGGTAGATGAATATGTAAGTAACTTCCTGGAAAAAGAACCGATCCCCGGAATTGCATGGGAATATGAGGACACCAGAAAATTTTTACCTTCCGTAACCTTGGCTCAGACGAATGAAGTCATTAAAAAATTCGTGAAAGATGACAGCAGGGTAGTAGTGATCACAGGTCCTAAAAAAGAAAATGTGACTATGCCTTCACAGGCTATGGTTTTGGATATGTTCGAAAGTGTGAAAATGGCAGATCTTAAGCCTTATGAAGAAAAAGAAACGATTAAAAATCTGGTAAAGCCATTCAAATCTGAAGGTAAAATTGCCAAAACGGAAACCGATGCAAAACTGGGAACAACAACCTGGACCTTAAGCAACGGTGCAAAAGTAACATTCAAAAAAACTGATTTTAAAGATGATGAAATTGTTTTCTCAGCAAGAAGTATGGGGGGGAGTTCATTAATTAACGACGCAGATTATAACAAAACACAGTTTGCTTTTCCTGCACTGTCAGAAGCCGGGGTAAACGGTTTTTCGAAATCTGATCTTACCAATTATTTAGCCGGAAAACAAGTGAGTGTAAATCCTATGGTAAGTTCTTTGTTTGAAGGGATTTCAGGACGTACCACGCAAAAAGATCTAAGTACGGCTATGGAATTCATGTATGCTTATTTCACAGGGCTGAATTATAATCCTGACGCTTTCAATGCTTATAAGACAAAACAATCTGCCATGTTGGACAATTTATTGTCGAACCCACAGTTTTATTTCTCTAATGAGCATGCAAAATTCATGAACCAGAAAAATCCGAGGTTTATAGGCATTGTTCCTTTAGAAAAAGAGTGGGCGAATACGGATTATAAAAAGGCGTATGATATCTATAAAGAAAAATTCGGTAATGCAGGAAACTTCCATTTTTATTTCGTAGGAAATATTGATGAAGCAAAATTTAAAAATGAAGTACTGCAGTATATTGCAAGTCTTCCTTCAACAGGAAAATCTACCAACTTCAAAGATACAGGTTACAGACAAATGGCCGGCGATTTTACCAAAATATATAAAAAAGGAAAAGATCCTAAAAGTATGGTAACCATTTCTTATGCCGGGGAAACGCCTTATAATGAAAAAGAAGCATTAGCTCTGGAAGCATTGGGAGAGGTGGCAACCATTAAAGTAATTGAAAAACTTCGTGAAGATGAAAGTGGAATCTATGGTGGTGGAGCAAGAGGCGGAATGGTAAAAGTTCCTTATGGAAATTACTATTTCAGCATCAGTTTCCCTTGTGGTCCTGAAAATGCTGAAAAACTTACCAAAAGTGCATTGACAGAACTTCAGAAGCTTATTGATAAAGGTCCCGAACAGAAAGATCTTGACAAATATAAAGAAGGAGAATACAACGATCATAAAACCAGCATGAAAGATAATATGTACTGGATGAATGCGCTTACCAAAAATCAGATGAGCGGAAGCGACAAATACGAAATCCTGAACTATGAAGAGAAAGTGAAAGCTTTAACCGCAAAAGATCTTCAGGAGGTAGGCAAAAAGTATCTTACAAAAGGAAAAGTTGTGGCTACATTAATGCCGGAAGATGGCTGGGAAAATACTAAAAAGGATGAAGCAAAACCAGAAACGGCGGTAATCAAAGCCGGAGCAGCGCAGTAA
- a CDS encoding DUF6341 family protein — MTSFFLFLSKVFKWSFGFFDTFGNVLNWVLFIVCCALFTYWCYVLVKTLGNNKDKDYYSPTEGKFPYYDPNIYKKEG, encoded by the coding sequence ATGACGTCTTTCTTTCTATTCTTAAGCAAAGTTTTCAAATGGTCGTTTGGTTTTTTTGACACATTCGGAAACGTATTAAACTGGGTTTTATTTATTGTTTGCTGCGCATTGTTTACCTACTGGTGCTATGTTTTGGTAAAAACCCTTGGTAACAATAAAGACAAAGACTACTATTCTCCAACGGAAGGTAAGTTCCCTTACTATGATCCGAACATCTATAAAAAAGAAGGTTAA
- a CDS encoding DUF6427 family protein has translation MFKLLSKESNIFSIPVYIGFLLLIVITFNFLNFNTYEAIVAGITFLGIALGYFCFHSIALNYQTHLPLFLYTFFIFGLYPGKLDIGLAVALLTNSFLLLLLTSTNEDIRKKSYVLVGSIVALNFIFLPTTWPMAVFVIIHVIATSERISLNIFRFLLGILLIVLSYFSVMFFLDYNSWNTDYFPFRKMKLVTDYEQLLPLIPIVLMLIYAVYDHFSNYNKKSPVSRYKYTFLLVFSFAQLITIILYMNTTYEYLLLLAFPSTIILSRMLRFLPKYWMQEVSLWLIIFSLIGFKAGTYFDLF, from the coding sequence ATGTTTAAATTACTTTCAAAAGAAAGCAATATTTTTTCAATCCCGGTTTATATTGGTTTCCTTCTTTTAATAGTAATAACTTTTAATTTCCTGAATTTCAACACTTATGAAGCCATTGTTGCCGGAATTACTTTTCTGGGGATTGCACTGGGATATTTTTGTTTTCACAGTATCGCGCTGAATTACCAGACGCATCTGCCATTATTTTTATATACATTTTTTATTTTTGGTTTATATCCCGGGAAACTGGACATCGGTCTGGCCGTTGCACTGCTTACGAATTCTTTTCTGCTGTTGCTGCTTACCAGTACGAATGAGGACATCAGAAAAAAATCATATGTTCTGGTAGGCTCTATTGTAGCGCTGAATTTTATTTTTCTTCCCACTACATGGCCTATGGCTGTTTTTGTAATCATCCATGTGATTGCTACTTCTGAAAGAATCAGTCTGAATATTTTCAGGTTCCTCTTAGGAATTCTCCTGATTGTTCTGAGTTATTTTTCAGTAATGTTTTTCCTTGATTACAATTCCTGGAATACGGATTATTTCCCTTTCAGAAAAATGAAGCTGGTTACGGATTATGAACAATTACTGCCGTTAATCCCCATTGTATTGATGCTCATTTACGCGGTATATGATCATTTCAGTAATTACAACAAGAAAAGCCCTGTCAGCAGGTACAAATATACTTTTTTACTGGTTTTTTCGTTTGCCCAACTAATCACCATTATATTGTACATGAATACAACGTATGAATATCTGCTGCTGCTCGCCTTTCCCTCCACCATTATTCTCAGCAGGATGTTAAGATTTCTCCCGAAATACTGGATGCAGGAAGTGAGCCTTTGGCTGATTATTTTTAGTTTAATCGGTTTTAAAGCCGGAACTTATTTTGATTTATTTTAA
- a CDS encoding DUF3109 family protein translates to MIQIDDKLISEEIFSEEFVCNLTKCKGACCVEGDVGAPLDKDELEILDAIFDKIKPYLTAEGIKALEEQGTWTTDPMDGMYVTPMVEGRECAYVTFDEKGITKCGIEKAYEDGAVDWQKPISCHLYPIRITEYSSFTALNYHEWSVCSDACTLGRELQVPVYKFLKTPLIRKYGEEFYEVLSGAAEEWKKEYGS, encoded by the coding sequence ATGATTCAGATTGACGATAAATTGATCTCCGAGGAAATTTTTTCCGAAGAGTTTGTCTGCAACCTTACCAAATGTAAGGGTGCCTGTTGTGTGGAAGGGGATGTTGGAGCTCCTCTGGATAAGGATGAACTGGAAATTTTAGATGCTATTTTTGATAAAATAAAGCCTTATCTTACTGCAGAAGGCATTAAAGCTCTGGAAGAACAGGGAACATGGACCACTGATCCTATGGACGGAATGTATGTGACCCCAATGGTGGAAGGTCGCGAATGTGCTTATGTGACTTTTGATGAAAAAGGTATTACCAAATGCGGTATCGAAAAAGCATATGAAGACGGCGCCGTAGACTGGCAAAAGCCGATTTCATGCCATCTCTACCCAATTCGTATTACCGAATATTCTTCTTTTACCGCTTTAAATTATCATGAATGGAGTGTCTGCAGCGATGCATGTACATTAGGAAGAGAGCTTCAGGTCCCGGTGTATAAATTTCTGAAAACACCTTTAATCAGAAAATATGGCGAAGAATTTTATGAGGTACTGAGCGGAGCGGCTGAGGAATGGAAGAAAGAGTACGGCTCGTGA
- a CDS encoding putative signal transducing protein — protein MSELVQFKFYETALQANRDKQILAESGINSFIANEQLIQSDWLLSQAVGGIQLQVFEEDLEKAHKALENYKENEQFSLEVEHTISDPEFDFVCPKCGSNHIYRDDSATSFFGISILTSHKFVCYYCGNEFMH, from the coding sequence ATGAGCGAACTGGTACAATTCAAATTCTACGAAACGGCACTTCAGGCTAACAGGGATAAGCAGATCCTGGCGGAAAGCGGTATCAACAGCTTTATTGCGAACGAACAGCTAATCCAGTCGGACTGGCTTTTGTCGCAGGCAGTTGGCGGAATTCAGCTGCAGGTTTTTGAAGAAGATCTTGAGAAAGCGCACAAGGCTTTGGAAAATTATAAGGAAAATGAACAGTTTTCCCTGGAAGTAGAACATACGATTTCAGATCCTGAATTTGATTTTGTTTGTCCGAAATGCGGATCTAACCATATTTACAGAGATGACAGCGCTACAAGCTTTTTTGGAATTTCGATTTTAACGAGCCATAAGTTTGTGTGTTATTATTGCGGAAATGAGTTTATGCATTAA
- a CDS encoding fumarylacetoacetate hydrolase family protein, which translates to MKIICIGRNYSEHAKELGNEIPERPVIFMKPDTAVLKGNDFYIPEFSNDVHYELEVVVKISKGGKYIQKETAHKHYEEIGLGIDFTARDLQSELKSKGLPWELAKGFDGSAVVGNFFKKEDFNLESLNFSLLKNNEKVQDGNTKDMMFTIDDIVTFVSQYFTLRVGDLIFTGTPKGVGKVDENDILEAYLEDKKVIDIRIL; encoded by the coding sequence ATGAAAATAATCTGTATAGGAAGAAATTACAGCGAACATGCAAAAGAACTGGGAAATGAAATCCCGGAAAGGCCGGTCATTTTCATGAAACCTGATACGGCTGTTCTGAAAGGAAATGATTTTTATATTCCGGAATTTTCAAATGATGTTCATTATGAACTGGAAGTAGTGGTGAAAATTTCAAAAGGAGGAAAATACATCCAAAAAGAAACGGCTCATAAACATTATGAGGAAATCGGTTTAGGAATTGATTTTACAGCGAGGGATCTGCAAAGCGAGTTAAAATCAAAAGGCCTTCCGTGGGAGCTTGCCAAAGGGTTTGACGGCTCTGCAGTGGTTGGAAATTTCTTTAAGAAAGAGGATTTTAATCTTGAATCTTTGAATTTTTCATTGTTAAAGAACAACGAGAAAGTTCAGGACGGAAATACGAAAGACATGATGTTTACGATTGATGATATTGTCACTTTCGTATCACAGTATTTTACTTTAAGAGTGGGCGACCTTATTTTCACGGGCACTCCGAAAGGCGTGGGAAAAGTTGATGAAAATGATATTCTGGAAGCCTATCTTGAGGATAAAAAAGTGATTGATATCAGAATATTGTAG